The following proteins are co-located in the Paludibaculum fermentans genome:
- a CDS encoding transglutaminase family protein has product MAIRVALHHKTVYHYDRLVQLSPQIIRLRPAPHCRTAVESYSLKISPREHFINWQQDPQSNYLARVVFPEPVRHFSIEVDVVADMTVINPFDFFLEPAAEQFPFAYEPSLAKELTPFLETLPDEPHLDAYVAAIDRSKCHIIDFLVALNQRLQHEISYTIRMEPGVQTPEETLDLRSGSCRDSAWLLVQVLRRLGLAARFVSGYLIQLKPDVKPLEGPEGPQQDFTDLHAWTEVYLPGAGWIGLDPTSGLFAGEGHLPVAASPDPFSAAPVTGGVDECEVEFTHEMSVRRIHEDPRVTLPYTEEQWSRIEALGHAIDAELKAGDVRLTMGGEPTFVSIDDMDGAEWNTEALGKNKRQMSGELIKRFRDRFAPGGFLHFGQGKWYPGESLPRWALTCYWRNDGVPMWLDPSLIAAEDESHGYDEADAFDFIERLARRLGLDPDYVNAAFEDPLHYLQRERQLPVNVDPLDSRLESAEERDRIRRVFERGLNHPVGFVLPVQRAAGKSGPEWQTGLWLLRGQRLLLTPGDSPVGLRLPLPSLPWAAPSDMPFLVPQDPMAPRNPLPVPERQYQGTQVPQQQKGDWRSNFSRSKEAEKLVKPGESAGWVVRTAICVEPRDGQLHVFMPPVTTLEDYVELLAAIEDTAAQRGTPVIVEGTEPPKDPRISQIRVTPDPGVIEVNTPPARNWDELVQNTIGIYEDARQSRLGTEKFMLDGRHTGTGGGNHVVLGGPTPADSPMLRRPDLLRSLIGYWLNHPSLSYLFSSMFIGPTSQAPRIDETRQDSLYELDIAYSQIPLPGEGDCPPWLVDRIFRHLLVDVTGNTHRAEFCIDKLYAPETATGRLGLLEMRGFEMPPHSRMSLMQQLLIRALVARFWNQPYMGRPARWGTQLHDKFMLPHFLALDFEDVLAELRMRGYPVENAWFAPHFEFRFPAIGTVVHSGVEVELRQAGEPWYVLGEEPGGGGTARYVDSSLERVQVKVRGLFGDRHVITCNGRRVPLAPTDTEGEFVAGVRYRAWQPPSCLHPTIPVHTPLIFDLLDLWSSRSIGGCTYHVAHPGGRNYVTFPVNAAEAESRRAARFFRFGHTPGPMQAPMLETNAQFPYTLDLRRSPYAR; this is encoded by the coding sequence ATGGCGATTCGAGTCGCTCTCCATCACAAGACTGTCTACCACTACGACCGGCTGGTTCAGCTGTCGCCACAGATCATCCGGCTGCGTCCGGCTCCGCATTGCCGGACCGCCGTGGAGAGCTACTCGCTCAAGATCAGCCCGCGCGAGCACTTCATCAACTGGCAGCAGGACCCGCAGAGCAACTACCTGGCGCGCGTGGTCTTTCCGGAGCCGGTGCGGCACTTCTCCATCGAGGTCGATGTCGTGGCCGACATGACCGTCATCAATCCCTTCGACTTCTTCCTGGAGCCGGCCGCCGAGCAGTTTCCGTTCGCCTACGAGCCATCGCTGGCCAAGGAGCTGACGCCCTTCCTGGAGACCCTGCCGGACGAGCCGCACCTGGACGCCTATGTGGCGGCAATCGACCGCTCGAAGTGCCACATCATCGATTTCCTGGTCGCCTTGAACCAGCGGCTGCAGCACGAGATTAGTTACACGATCCGCATGGAGCCGGGCGTGCAGACGCCCGAGGAGACGCTCGACCTGCGCAGCGGTTCGTGCCGCGACTCGGCCTGGCTGCTGGTGCAGGTGCTGCGGCGCCTCGGGCTGGCCGCTCGCTTCGTGTCGGGCTACCTCATCCAGCTCAAGCCGGACGTGAAGCCGCTCGAAGGGCCGGAGGGTCCGCAGCAGGACTTCACAGACTTGCATGCGTGGACTGAGGTCTACCTGCCGGGCGCGGGCTGGATCGGCCTGGATCCCACTTCGGGCCTGTTCGCGGGCGAAGGACATCTGCCCGTGGCGGCGTCCCCCGATCCATTCTCCGCGGCTCCGGTGACCGGGGGCGTGGACGAGTGCGAGGTGGAGTTCACGCACGAGATGTCGGTGCGGCGCATCCACGAAGACCCGCGCGTCACGCTGCCCTATACGGAAGAGCAGTGGTCGAGGATCGAAGCGCTGGGTCATGCCATCGACGCCGAGTTGAAGGCCGGCGATGTGCGGCTGACGATGGGCGGCGAGCCGACGTTCGTGTCGATCGACGACATGGATGGCGCCGAGTGGAACACTGAGGCGCTGGGCAAGAACAAGCGGCAGATGAGCGGCGAGCTGATCAAGCGTTTCCGCGACCGTTTCGCACCGGGCGGCTTCCTGCACTTCGGGCAGGGCAAGTGGTATCCGGGCGAGAGCCTGCCGCGCTGGGCGCTGACCTGCTACTGGCGCAACGACGGTGTGCCGATGTGGCTGGACCCGAGCCTGATTGCGGCCGAGGACGAGAGTCACGGCTACGACGAGGCTGACGCCTTCGACTTCATCGAACGGTTGGCCCGGCGGTTGGGGCTGGATCCCGACTACGTCAATGCGGCATTCGAAGACCCGCTGCACTACCTGCAGCGCGAACGGCAGTTGCCGGTGAACGTGGATCCGCTGGACAGCCGGCTGGAGAGTGCCGAAGAGCGCGACCGCATCCGGCGCGTGTTCGAACGGGGGCTGAATCACCCAGTAGGCTTCGTCCTGCCGGTGCAGCGCGCGGCGGGCAAGAGTGGTCCGGAGTGGCAGACGGGGTTGTGGCTGCTGCGCGGGCAGAGGCTGCTGCTGACGCCGGGCGACTCACCCGTGGGGCTGCGGCTGCCACTGCCGAGCCTGCCGTGGGCGGCTCCGTCGGATATGCCGTTTCTGGTGCCGCAGGATCCGATGGCGCCGAGGAACCCGCTGCCCGTGCCGGAGCGGCAATACCAGGGCACGCAGGTCCCGCAACAACAGAAGGGCGACTGGCGCAGCAACTTCTCACGGTCCAAAGAGGCAGAGAAGCTGGTAAAGCCGGGCGAGTCGGCCGGATGGGTCGTCCGGACGGCGATCTGCGTGGAGCCGCGCGACGGGCAGTTGCACGTGTTCATGCCGCCGGTGACGACGCTGGAAGACTACGTTGAACTGCTGGCGGCGATCGAGGACACGGCCGCGCAGCGCGGGACGCCGGTGATTGTCGAGGGCACTGAGCCGCCCAAGGATCCGCGCATCAGCCAGATCCGGGTGACGCCGGATCCGGGCGTCATCGAAGTGAACACGCCTCCGGCCCGCAACTGGGATGAGCTGGTGCAGAACACGATCGGGATCTACGAAGATGCCCGGCAGTCGCGGCTGGGCACGGAGAAGTTCATGCTGGACGGCCGGCATACCGGCACGGGCGGCGGAAACCATGTTGTGCTGGGCGGACCGACGCCGGCGGACAGCCCGATGCTGCGGCGGCCTGACCTGCTGCGCAGTTTGATCGGGTACTGGCTGAACCATCCTTCGCTGTCTTATCTGTTCTCCTCGATGTTCATTGGACCCACGAGCCAGGCGCCGCGCATTGACGAGACGCGGCAGGACAGCCTGTACGAGCTCGACATCGCCTATTCGCAGATCCCGCTGCCGGGCGAGGGCGATTGCCCTCCGTGGCTGGTGGACCGCATCTTTCGGCACCTGCTGGTGGACGTGACGGGCAATACGCACCGGGCCGAGTTCTGCATCGACAAGCTGTATGCTCCGGAGACGGCGACGGGCCGGCTGGGCCTGCTGGAGATGCGCGGCTTCGAGATGCCGCCGCATTCGCGCATGAGCCTGATGCAGCAGTTGCTGATCCGGGCCTTGGTGGCCCGCTTCTGGAACCAGCCTTATATGGGGCGGCCGGCGCGCTGGGGCACTCAGTTGCATGACAAGTTCATGCTGCCGCACTTCCTGGCGCTGGACTTCGAGGATGTGCTGGCCGAACTGCGGATGAGAGGGTATCCGGTGGAGAATGCGTGGTTCGCTCCACACTTTGAGTTCCGGTTCCCGGCCATCGGCACAGTGGTCCATTCGGGTGTCGAGGTGGAGCTGCGCCAGGCTGGCGAGCCCTGGTATGTGCTGGGCGAGGAGCCGGGCGGCGGCGGGACGGCGCGCTATGTCGATTCGTCGCTGGAGCGGGTGCAGGTGAAGGTGCGCGGGCTGTTTGGCGACCGGCATGTGATCACCTGCAACGGACGGCGGGTGCCGCTGGCGCCGACGGACACGGAAGGCGAATTTGTGGCCGGCGTCAGGTACAGGGCATGGCAGCCGCCCTCGTGCCTGCACCCCACGATTCCGGTGCATACGCCGCTGATCTTCGACCTGCTGGACCTGTGGTCGAGCCGGTCGATTGGCGGGTGTACTTATCATGTGGCGCATCCCGGCGGGCGCAACTATGTGACGTTCCCGGTGAACGCGGCGGAGGCGGAATCGCGGCGGGCGGCACGGTTCTTTCGGTTTGGGCACACGCCCGGACCGATGCAGGCACCCATGCTGGAGACGAACGCGCAGTTCCCGTATACGTTGGATTTGAGGCGGAGCCCTTACGCGCGGTGA
- a CDS encoding circularly permuted type 2 ATP-grasp protein, with product MQGPKEKGSCVAQGWDYSPNEGYYDELATPQGAMRLHWRALMDALKASGPEDLASRWKEAQRLIRDNGVTYNVYGDPHGTDRPWPLDPVPMVIDPQEWAGIETAVAQRASLLNSILEDLYGPQRLLNEGLLPPELVYANPGCLRSCHGIKVPGDIRLHLYAADLARSPDGQWWVLSDRTQSPSGAGYALENRLVSTRTLPDLFRKTYVRRLANFFLSYRETLMSLAPGHRENPRIVLLTPGPYNETYFEHAFLARYLGYTLVEGGDLTVRDRRVYLKTLGGLLPVDMILRRQDDGFCDPLELRGDSMLGVPGLVEAVRAGTVAIANALGSGAIETAALSPFLPGLSRQILGEELKMPSVANWWCGQEKPLAYVTENLARLVVKQAFPGSPQEPIFGGKISAAEREKLAARIRATPYQFVAQEQVALSTVPVWTEEGLHSRHLVMRVYAVPSGGGYKVMPGGLTRVSSSLDTMVVSVQRGGGSKDTWVLGRGQEKEFSLLKPSSQTLEVSRATFDLPSRVADNLFWLGRYMERVDSTVRLARSALPLLSQETDAASATGLQAAVGILTALHFVRDPAEAGGAPVVNADLVSMIFDSDRRYSIGRIVHEARRLAWLLRDRISADAWRILNRLDNDFCTRRPAEPFHLLGATDLLDQSIITLAAFSGLVMDGMTRGQGWRFLDIGRRIERASQLLDVLRHGLGNKVNDESGRLAKLLEIADSSITYRSRYLTTMQSDLVIDLLLCDEANPRSVAFQFARLSEHIAHLPDSGSLSRKSPESRLILSLLSSVQLAETGKLMEADGRGEWTGLQTLMDRLAAEIRALSSVLSSSYFSHAIPSQQLRHF from the coding sequence TTGCAGGGTCCGAAAGAGAAGGGGAGTTGTGTCGCCCAAGGCTGGGACTACTCGCCGAACGAAGGATATTACGACGAACTAGCGACGCCGCAGGGCGCGATGCGCCTGCATTGGCGTGCCCTGATGGACGCGCTGAAAGCCTCCGGACCTGAGGACCTGGCCAGCCGTTGGAAAGAAGCGCAGCGGCTCATCCGGGACAACGGTGTCACCTACAACGTCTATGGAGATCCGCACGGCACAGACCGGCCGTGGCCGCTGGATCCGGTGCCGATGGTCATCGACCCGCAGGAGTGGGCGGGCATCGAGACGGCGGTGGCGCAGCGGGCGAGCCTGCTGAACTCCATCCTGGAAGATCTCTACGGGCCGCAGCGGCTGCTGAACGAAGGGCTGCTGCCGCCGGAGCTGGTATACGCCAATCCCGGATGCCTGAGGAGCTGCCACGGCATCAAGGTGCCGGGCGACATCCGCCTGCACCTCTATGCGGCCGACCTGGCGCGATCGCCGGACGGGCAGTGGTGGGTGCTGTCGGACCGCACGCAGTCGCCTTCGGGCGCGGGCTATGCGCTGGAGAACCGGCTGGTTTCGACGCGCACGCTGCCGGACCTGTTCCGGAAGACCTATGTGCGGCGGCTGGCGAACTTCTTCCTGTCGTATCGCGAGACGCTGATGAGCCTGGCTCCGGGGCATCGCGAGAACCCGCGCATTGTGCTGCTGACGCCGGGCCCTTACAACGAGACCTATTTCGAGCACGCGTTCCTGGCGCGGTATCTGGGGTACACGCTGGTGGAAGGCGGAGACCTGACGGTGCGCGACCGGCGGGTGTACCTGAAGACGCTGGGCGGCCTGCTGCCGGTGGACATGATCCTGCGGCGGCAGGATGACGGCTTCTGCGATCCGCTGGAGCTGCGCGGCGATTCGATGCTGGGCGTGCCAGGGCTGGTGGAAGCGGTGCGGGCCGGTACCGTGGCGATCGCCAATGCGCTGGGTAGCGGAGCGATTGAGACGGCGGCGCTGTCGCCGTTCCTGCCCGGGTTGAGCCGCCAGATTCTTGGGGAAGAGCTCAAGATGCCCTCGGTGGCGAACTGGTGGTGCGGGCAGGAGAAGCCGCTGGCCTACGTGACGGAGAACCTGGCGCGGCTGGTGGTGAAGCAGGCGTTTCCGGGGTCGCCGCAGGAGCCGATCTTCGGCGGCAAGATCAGCGCGGCGGAGCGCGAGAAGCTGGCGGCGCGGATCCGGGCGACGCCTTATCAGTTCGTGGCGCAGGAGCAGGTGGCGCTGTCGACGGTGCCGGTTTGGACCGAGGAAGGGCTGCACTCGCGGCACCTGGTGATGCGCGTGTATGCGGTGCCTTCGGGCGGCGGCTACAAGGTGATGCCGGGCGGGCTGACTCGGGTGTCGTCGTCGCTGGACACGATGGTGGTATCGGTGCAGCGCGGCGGCGGCAGCAAGGATACGTGGGTGCTGGGCCGCGGGCAGGAGAAGGAGTTCAGCCTGCTGAAGCCTTCCAGCCAGACGTTGGAAGTGAGCCGGGCCACATTCGACCTGCCCAGCCGCGTGGCGGACAACCTGTTCTGGCTGGGCCGCTATATGGAGCGGGTGGACTCGACGGTGCGCCTGGCGCGGAGTGCGTTGCCGCTGCTGTCGCAGGAGACGGATGCGGCTTCGGCAACGGGCCTGCAGGCGGCGGTGGGGATCCTGACGGCGCTGCACTTTGTGCGCGATCCGGCGGAGGCCGGCGGAGCCCCGGTGGTGAATGCCGACCTGGTGTCGATGATCTTCGACTCGGACCGACGCTACAGCATTGGGCGGATTGTGCACGAGGCGCGGCGGCTGGCGTGGCTGCTGCGGGACCGTATTTCGGCGGATGCGTGGCGGATCCTGAACCGGCTGGACAACGACTTCTGCACGCGGCGGCCGGCAGAGCCGTTTCATCTGCTGGGCGCGACGGACCTGCTGGATCAATCGATCATCACGCTGGCGGCGTTCAGCGGCCTGGTGATGGACGGCATGACGCGCGGCCAGGGCTGGCGTTTTCTCGACATCGGCCGGCGCATTGAGCGCGCCTCGCAGTTGCTGGATGTGCTGCGGCACGGGCTGGGCAACAAGGTGAATGACGAGAGCGGGCGGCTGGCGAAGCTGCTGGAGATTGCGGACAGCTCGATCACTTACCGGTCGCGGTATCTGACGACCATGCAGTCCGACCTGGTGATCGACCTGCTGCTTTGCGACGAGGCGAATCCGCGGTCGGTGGCGTTCCAGTTCGCGCGGCTGTCGGAGCACATCGCGCACCTGCCGGACAGCGGGTCATTGTCGCGGAAGAGTCCGGAGTCGCGGCTGATCCTGAGCCTGTTGTCGAGCGTGCAACTGGCGGAGACCGGCAAGTTGATGGAGGCCGACGGGCGGGGCGAGTGGACCGGGTTGCAGACCCTGATGGACCGTCTGGCGGCGGAGATCCGGGCGCTTTCCAGCGTGTTGTCGAGCAGCTATTTCAGTCACGCCATCCCGTCGCAGCAGTTGCGGCATTTCTGA
- a CDS encoding transglutaminase family protein, whose protein sequence is MTYRATHTTTYTYSEPVSICHNEVHLRPRSGYRQTVIDSSITVLPDPGHLYSRSDYFGNETTFFSIHEPHSRLIISSESLVEVRPATVLDPAATPVWEDVRAEVRAHRGGAALEAFQYVFPSQYVKAGPEFASFAEPSFPAGRPILKGLMDLSHRIFTQFRYDPRATTVATPVDEVLRARHGVCQDFAHVMIGALRSIGLPARYVSGYLRSNPNLVGAEESHAWVSAYCPGHGWLDIDPTNDLLPSEAHITLAWGRDYGDVTPVRGVALGGGEQLISVRVRVAPEKAAVATD, encoded by the coding sequence ATGACCTATCGAGCTACACACACCACGACCTACACCTACAGCGAGCCGGTCTCGATCTGCCATAACGAAGTGCATCTGCGGCCGAGGAGCGGGTACCGGCAGACGGTGATCGACAGCAGCATCACGGTGCTGCCGGATCCGGGGCATCTGTACTCGCGGAGCGACTACTTCGGGAACGAGACGACGTTCTTCTCGATCCACGAGCCGCATTCGCGGCTGATCATCTCTTCGGAGAGCCTGGTGGAAGTGCGGCCGGCGACGGTGCTGGATCCGGCGGCGACTCCGGTGTGGGAGGATGTGCGGGCGGAGGTGCGGGCGCATCGGGGCGGGGCGGCGCTGGAGGCGTTCCAGTATGTCTTCCCGTCGCAGTATGTGAAGGCGGGTCCGGAGTTCGCGAGCTTCGCGGAGCCTTCGTTTCCGGCCGGGCGTCCGATCCTGAAGGGGCTGATGGACCTGTCGCACCGGATCTTCACGCAGTTCCGGTATGATCCGCGGGCGACGACGGTGGCGACTCCGGTGGACGAGGTGCTGCGGGCGCGGCATGGGGTCTGCCAGGATTTCGCGCATGTGATGATTGGGGCGCTGCGGTCGATCGGGCTGCCTGCGCGGTATGTGAGCGGGTACCTGCGGAGCAATCCGAACCTGGTGGGGGCGGAAGAGTCGCACGCGTGGGTGTCGGCGTATTGTCCCGGGCATGGGTGGCTGGACATTGATCCGACGAATGATCTTCTGCCTTCGGAGGCGCACATTACCTTGGCCTGGGGCCGGGATTACGGGGATGTGACGCCGGTGCGGGGCGTGGCGCTGGGCGGCGGGGAGCAGTTGATTTCGGTGCGGGTGAGGGTGGCTCCGGAGAAGGCGGCGGTGGCTACGGATTAG
- a CDS encoding LysM peptidoglycan-binding domain-containing protein, producing MADLDLLKAKYESVLQVIARRWVRLDHVHIQDEKLFIGAAAPTQDIKNEVWNAIKAVDEQFADLTADISVDASLPQPPPEPVIYTVVAGDSLWKIAADHLGNGANFHKLIEANPDKLKDEHSVIHPGDELVIPAI from the coding sequence ATGGCGGATTTGGATCTACTCAAAGCAAAGTACGAGAGCGTACTGCAGGTGATCGCTAGGCGCTGGGTGCGCCTGGACCACGTGCACATCCAGGACGAGAAACTCTTCATCGGCGCGGCCGCGCCCACCCAGGACATCAAGAACGAAGTCTGGAATGCGATCAAGGCCGTGGACGAGCAGTTCGCTGACCTGACCGCCGATATCAGCGTCGACGCCAGCCTGCCGCAACCGCCGCCCGAACCGGTGATCTACACCGTCGTCGCGGGCGACTCCCTCTGGAAGATCGCGGCGGACCACCTCGGCAATGGGGCCAACTTTCACAAACTGATCGAAGCCAACCCGGACAAGTTGAAGGATGAGCACAGCGTCATCCACCCGGGCGACGAACTGGTCATCCCGGCCATCTAA
- a CDS encoding UBP-type zinc finger domain-containing protein, producing the protein MYRAACTHLDQIKPVKPLTDGCEECLKLGDDWVHLRLCLTCGHVGCCDDSANKHATKHFHSKHHPIIQSLEPGEDWKWCYVDKVGWE; encoded by the coding sequence ATGTACCGAGCCGCTTGTACCCACCTCGACCAGATCAAGCCGGTGAAGCCCCTCACCGACGGCTGCGAAGAGTGCCTCAAGCTGGGCGACGACTGGGTGCACCTCAGGCTGTGCCTCACGTGCGGACATGTCGGCTGCTGCGACGACTCCGCCAACAAGCACGCCACGAAGCACTTCCACTCCAAACATCACCCGATCATCCAATCGCTGGAACCCGGCGAAGATTGGAAATGGTGTTACGTCGACAAGGTAGGTTGGGAGTAG
- a CDS encoding Dps family protein, translating to MPQKEQIQTPTKTGSKRSPTALGFSEHAVSEISETLRHLLADVFSLYMKTKSFHWHMTGRHFRDYHLLLDEQAAQIYAITDDIAERARKLGGTSLRSIGDVARHQRLRDNDRGDLTAREMLTELREDNSLLANLLRDAHEVCEKHDDVATTSMIEVWIDQAERRAWFLREIVEQS from the coding sequence ATGCCTCAAAAGGAACAGATCCAGACGCCCACAAAAACGGGTTCGAAACGGTCGCCGACCGCGCTCGGGTTCAGCGAGCACGCCGTTTCTGAGATTTCCGAGACATTGCGCCATCTTCTGGCCGATGTGTTCAGCCTGTATATGAAGACCAAGAGCTTTCACTGGCACATGACCGGGCGCCATTTCCGCGACTATCATCTGCTGCTGGACGAGCAGGCGGCGCAGATCTACGCCATCACGGACGACATTGCCGAGCGGGCTCGGAAGCTGGGCGGGACTTCGCTGCGCTCGATTGGGGACGTCGCGCGCCATCAGCGGCTCCGGGACAATGATCGCGGGGATCTCACGGCTCGCGAGATGCTGACCGAACTTCGGGAGGACAACTCGCTGCTGGCGAATCTGCTGCGTGATGCCCACGAGGTCTGCGAGAAGCATGACGATGTGGCCACGACGAGCATGATCGAGGTCTGGATCGACCAGGCCGAGCGGCGGGCGTGGTTTCTGCGGGAGATCGTCGAGCAGAGCTGA
- a CDS encoding maleylpyruvate isomerase N-terminal domain-containing protein has protein sequence MTVNSSPLSAPAAACARAEALAGRLEQGAQALAAFASTLTDTQWRMPVPKDGRTVGVIVHHVASVYPLEIQLAQKLAAGQSIEGVTMDDVHAMNARHADENRGITKEAALELLARNSAAAAAAIRALSDEDLAIAAPVSLYGGVPLTCQFLLEDHAVRHSYHHLGGLTRALSA, from the coding sequence ATGACAGTCAATTCTTCCCCCCTCTCCGCGCCAGCCGCCGCCTGCGCCCGCGCGGAAGCCCTGGCCGGCCGCCTGGAACAGGGCGCCCAGGCTCTGGCCGCCTTCGCAAGCACGCTGACAGACACACAGTGGCGCATGCCTGTCCCGAAAGATGGCCGTACGGTGGGCGTGATCGTCCACCATGTCGCCAGCGTTTACCCGCTGGAGATCCAACTGGCGCAGAAACTTGCCGCCGGCCAGTCCATCGAAGGAGTGACGATGGACGATGTGCATGCGATGAACGCCAGGCACGCGGACGAGAACCGCGGCATCACCAAAGAGGCGGCGCTGGAGCTGCTGGCCCGCAACAGCGCAGCGGCCGCGGCGGCCATCCGCGCGCTCAGCGACGAAGACCTCGCCATCGCCGCTCCAGTGTCCCTGTATGGCGGCGTACCCCTGACCTGCCAGTTCCTGCTCGAAGATCATGCCGTCCGCCACAGCTACCACCACCTGGGCGGGCTCACCCGCGCACTCAGCGCATAG
- a CDS encoding PIG-L deacetylase family protein, translating into MQALRLLAVLAHPDDESLGFGGTLAKYAAEGVETHLVTATRGERGRFFGQGKDGDPAEVGAVREAELRAAAAVLGLGEVALLGYGDAVLDQTEPSSAIRAIVAHIRRIRPHVVVTFGPEGAYGHPDHIAISQFTTAAVVCAGDAAYADGEGANGGPLPAHRVAKLHYLAWRSDKWDAYQGAFRKLTSMVDGVARQATPWPDWAVTTVIDTSAHWPAVWRAVCCHQSQMSIYAQLEHLGDEQQKALWGTQEFYRAYSAVNGGRQLERDLFEGLR; encoded by the coding sequence ATGCAAGCACTCAGACTGTTGGCCGTCCTGGCTCACCCCGACGACGAATCGCTGGGCTTTGGCGGCACCCTGGCCAAGTATGCGGCGGAGGGCGTCGAAACACACCTGGTCACCGCCACCCGTGGAGAGCGCGGCCGCTTCTTCGGACAAGGCAAAGACGGGGATCCGGCGGAAGTTGGCGCGGTGCGGGAAGCGGAGCTGCGGGCCGCGGCTGCCGTGCTCGGCCTCGGCGAGGTCGCCCTCCTCGGGTATGGGGACGCCGTGCTCGACCAGACGGAGCCTTCCAGCGCCATCAGAGCCATCGTGGCGCACATCCGCCGCATACGGCCTCACGTGGTTGTGACGTTCGGCCCGGAAGGCGCGTACGGCCATCCCGACCACATCGCCATTTCCCAATTCACAACAGCCGCCGTCGTGTGTGCCGGCGATGCGGCCTATGCAGACGGCGAGGGAGCCAACGGCGGCCCGCTGCCGGCCCACCGCGTTGCCAAGCTCCACTACCTGGCTTGGCGCAGCGATAAGTGGGACGCTTACCAGGGAGCGTTCCGCAAGCTGACGTCGATGGTGGACGGAGTCGCTCGCCAAGCTACGCCCTGGCCCGATTGGGCGGTAACCACCGTCATCGACACCTCCGCGCATTGGCCAGCCGTCTGGAGGGCGGTGTGCTGCCACCAGTCCCAGATGTCCATTTATGCGCAACTGGAGCATCTGGGAGACGAGCAGCAGAAGGCGCTGTGGGGCACGCAGGAGTTCTACCGCGCCTATAGCGCCGTGAATGGGGGCCGCCAGCTGGAGAGGGATCTGTTCGAGGGCTTACGCTAA